Proteins co-encoded in one Capsicum annuum cultivar UCD-10X-F1 chromosome 9, UCD10Xv1.1, whole genome shotgun sequence genomic window:
- the LOC107841253 gene encoding uncharacterized protein LOC107841253, with protein sequence MTTNIAKLLNSELTDERMYPVSYIFNSIARKYGENFRKRHAFVDNSNNKFVSCAENILRDNKSVSDSLYVTNAYGDLNQFTMFDNGVTVKVKLLERSCSCRKYVLVKLSCEHAMATLRAKYGDGEGYGNSIYEYFSSIYKVETYLLEYSKAINVVPLESKWTVPQELQDTKIVPPPTIPNSK encoded by the coding sequence atgaccacaaacatcgctAAATTGCTCAACTCGGAGTTGACAGATGAACGGATGTATCCCGtgtcgtacatattcaattcaattgctagaaAATATGGTGAAAATTTCAGGAAGCGGCATGCATTTGTCGACAATTCAAATAACAAATTTGTGTCTTGTGCGGAAAAtatcctaagggataataagagtgtgagcgattccttgtatgtgaCTAATGCATACGGAGATCTCAACCAATTCACCATGTTCGATAATGGTGTTACTGTTAAGGTCAAGCTCTTGGAGAGGAGTTGTTCTTGTAGGAAATATGTCTTGGTGAAACTGTCGTGCGAACATGCGATGGCCACTTTGAGAGCAAAGTACGGTGATGGCGAAGGTTATGGTAACTCCATATATGAGTACTTTTCGTCTATTTATAAAGTTGAAACTTACCTCCTTGAATACTCCAAAGCTATTAACGTTGTTCCTCTAGAGTCCAAATGGACTGTGCCACAGGAATTGCAAGACACAAAGATTGTTCCACCCCCTACGATCCCAAACTCAAAATGA